From the genome of Streptomyces sp. NBC_01341, one region includes:
- a CDS encoding L,D-transpeptidase: protein MEKRVMTDSKRRRGLMAASALLGGVLVLSACSDDGNTGAGADSSKTSQAQVDEAAAKDTSEAQITIAPKNGATNASINNAALVTVAKGKLTEVTMTTADGDAVEGTLAADGSSWKPSGQLERSTTYRISATASDSKDREAHANSSFTTVSPENSFIGNFTPEDGSTVGVGMPVSINFNKAITNKKAVQDGIKVTSSSGQEVVGHWFNNQRLDLRPENYWQGGSTVTLKLALDGVEGADGVIGVQQKTVTFKVGRNQVSTVDAKSHTLTVTRDGKTVKTIPISAGSPDNPTYNGQMVISEKFKETRMDGATVGFTDDDGKGEYDIKDVPHAMRLSTSGTFIHGNYWGAKSIFGSVNTSHGCVGLSDTKGAGDPNTSAAWLYNNSIVGDVVVVKNSPDKTIAPDNGLNGWNMDWAQWTAGSAA from the coding sequence ATGGAGAAGCGTGTGATGACGGACAGCAAGCGGCGCCGGGGCCTGATGGCCGCCTCCGCACTGCTCGGCGGCGTGCTGGTGCTTTCAGCCTGCAGCGACGACGGGAACACGGGCGCAGGCGCGGACAGCTCGAAGACGTCACAGGCGCAGGTCGACGAGGCGGCGGCCAAGGACACCTCCGAGGCGCAGATAACGATCGCGCCGAAGAACGGTGCCACCAACGCGAGCATCAACAACGCCGCGCTGGTCACCGTCGCGAAGGGCAAGCTGACCGAGGTCACCATGACCACGGCCGACGGTGACGCCGTCGAGGGCACCCTCGCCGCCGACGGCTCCAGCTGGAAGCCCAGCGGGCAGCTCGAGCGCTCGACGACGTACAGGATCAGCGCCACCGCGTCGGACTCGAAGGACCGTGAGGCACACGCCAACAGCTCCTTCACCACGGTCTCGCCGGAGAACAGCTTCATCGGGAACTTCACCCCCGAGGACGGTTCGACCGTCGGCGTCGGCATGCCGGTCTCGATCAACTTCAACAAGGCGATCACCAACAAGAAGGCCGTCCAGGACGGCATCAAGGTGACGTCGAGCAGCGGCCAGGAGGTCGTCGGGCACTGGTTCAACAACCAGCGACTGGACCTTCGCCCCGAAAACTACTGGCAGGGCGGCTCCACCGTCACCCTGAAGCTGGCCCTCGACGGCGTCGAGGGTGCCGACGGCGTCATAGGCGTCCAGCAGAAGACGGTCACCTTCAAGGTCGGCCGCAACCAGGTCTCGACCGTGGACGCCAAGTCGCACACGCTGACCGTCACCCGCGACGGCAAGACGGTCAAGACGATCCCGATCTCCGCCGGATCCCCGGACAACCCGACGTACAACGGCCAGATGGTCATCTCCGAGAAGTTCAAGGAGACCCGGATGGACGGTGCGACCGTCGGCTTCACGGACGACGACGGCAAGGGCGAGTACGACATCAAGGACGTCCCGCACGCCATGCGGCTGTCCACGTCGGGCACCTTCATCCACGGCAACTACTGGGGCGCGAAGTCGATCTTCGGCAGCGTGAACACCAGCCACGGCTGTGTCGGCCTGTCCGACACGAAGGGCGCGGGCGACCCCAACACGTCGGCGGCCTGGCTGTACAACAACTCCATCGTCGGCGACGTGGTCGTGGTCAAGAACTCCCCCGACAAGACCATCGCCCCCGACAACGGCCTCAACGGCTGGAACATGGACTGGGCCCAGTGGACGGCGGGCTCCGCCGCCTGA
- a CDS encoding cystathionine gamma-synthase: MSDQHSFETLAIHAGNTADPLTGAVVPPIYQVSTYKQDGVGGLRGGYEYSRSANPTRTALEENLAALEGGRRGLAFASGLAAEDCLLRTLLTPGDHVVIPNDAYGGTFRLFAKVASRWGVEFSVADTSDVSAVRAAITPRTKAIWVETPSNPLLGITDIAAVAGVARQAGARLVVDNTFASPYLQQPLALGADVVVHSTTKYMGGHSDVVGGALVVGDPELAEELAYHQNAMGAVAGPFDAWLVLRGIKTLAVRMDRHDANATKVADLLTRHPKVTQVLYPGLPEHPGHEIAAKQMRAFGGMVSFRVAGGEEAAVEVCNRAKLFTLGESLGGVESLLEHPGRMTHASAAGSPLEVPADLVRLSVGIENADDLLADLTQALG, encoded by the coding sequence ATGAGCGACCAGCACAGCTTCGAGACCCTCGCGATCCACGCCGGCAACACGGCGGATCCCCTCACCGGCGCAGTGGTCCCGCCGATCTACCAGGTGTCCACCTACAAGCAGGACGGTGTCGGGGGCCTGCGCGGCGGCTACGAGTACAGCCGCAGCGCCAACCCGACCCGTACCGCACTGGAGGAGAACCTGGCGGCCCTGGAAGGCGGCCGTCGCGGACTCGCCTTCGCCTCCGGCCTCGCCGCCGAGGACTGCCTCCTGCGGACCCTGCTCACGCCCGGCGACCACGTCGTCATCCCGAACGACGCCTACGGCGGCACCTTCCGGCTGTTCGCGAAGGTCGCCTCGCGCTGGGGCGTGGAGTTCTCGGTGGCCGACACCTCGGACGTGAGCGCGGTGCGGGCGGCGATCACTCCCCGCACGAAGGCGATCTGGGTGGAGACCCCGTCCAACCCGCTGCTCGGCATCACGGACATCGCGGCCGTCGCAGGGGTTGCCAGGCAGGCGGGCGCACGACTGGTCGTCGACAACACCTTCGCCAGCCCCTACCTCCAGCAGCCGCTCGCGCTCGGTGCCGACGTGGTGGTGCACTCCACCACGAAGTACATGGGCGGGCACTCGGACGTCGTCGGCGGCGCGCTCGTCGTCGGCGACCCGGAACTGGCCGAGGAACTGGCCTACCACCAGAACGCGATGGGCGCCGTGGCCGGGCCGTTCGACGCGTGGCTGGTGCTGCGGGGCATCAAGACGCTCGCCGTCCGCATGGACCGCCACGACGCGAACGCCACCAAGGTCGCCGACCTCCTCACCAGGCACCCCAAGGTGACGCAGGTCCTCTACCCGGGGCTGCCCGAGCACCCGGGGCACGAGATCGCCGCCAAGCAGATGAGGGCGTTCGGCGGGATGGTCTCGTTCCGCGTCGCCGGCGGCGAGGAGGCGGCGGTCGAGGTCTGCAACCGCGCGAAGCTCTTCACGCTCGGTGAGTCGCTGGGCGGTGTCGAATCGCTTCTGGAGCACCCGGGCCGCATGACGCACGCGTCCGCCGCCGGTTCCCCGCTGGAGGTGCCGGCCGACCTGGTCCGCCTGTCCGTCGGCATCGAGAACGCCGACGACCTGCTGGCCGACCTGACGCAGGCGCTGGGCTGA
- the gdhA gene encoding NADP-specific glutamate dehydrogenase, translating into MPARSDSLAPRTAEHRVIEPLYAEILRRNHGELEFHQAVREVLETLGPMLARRPEFVDARIIERICEPERQLIFRVPWADDSGDIHVNRGFRVEFSSSLGPYKGGLRFHPSVNLGIVKFLGFEQIFKNALTGMPIGGGKGGADFDPKGRSDAEVMRFCQSFMTELHRHLGEYTDVPAGDIGVGGREIGYLFGQYKRITNRYESGVLTGKGLGWGGAQARTEATGYGCVLFTAEMLRVRGESLDGQRIAVSGSGNVAIYAIEKAQQLGATVVTCSDSAGYVVDEKGIDLDLLKEIKERGRGRVSEYAERRGEHVKYAEGTGVWSVPVDVALPCATQNELHEADALALVRNGVKAVAEGANMPTTPEAVHVFQEAGVAFAPGKAANAGGVATSALEMQQNASRDSWTFAHTEERLAQIMRHIHESCHTTAEKYGSPGNYVVGANIAGFEIVAEAMLAQGLI; encoded by the coding sequence ATGCCTGCCCGTTCCGATTCCCTCGCCCCGCGAACCGCCGAACACCGTGTCATCGAGCCGCTCTACGCGGAGATCCTGCGGCGCAACCACGGGGAGCTCGAATTCCACCAGGCGGTACGAGAGGTCCTCGAAACCCTCGGCCCCATGCTGGCGCGGCGCCCCGAGTTCGTCGACGCCCGCATCATCGAGCGGATCTGCGAACCCGAACGCCAGCTCATCTTCCGGGTGCCGTGGGCGGACGACTCCGGCGACATCCACGTCAACCGCGGCTTCCGCGTCGAGTTCTCCAGCTCTCTGGGCCCGTACAAGGGCGGACTGCGCTTCCACCCCTCGGTCAACCTCGGAATCGTGAAGTTCCTGGGCTTCGAGCAGATCTTCAAGAACGCCCTCACCGGCATGCCGATCGGCGGCGGCAAGGGCGGCGCGGACTTCGACCCCAAGGGCCGCTCCGACGCCGAGGTCATGCGCTTCTGCCAGTCCTTCATGACCGAACTCCACCGCCACCTGGGCGAGTACACCGACGTCCCCGCCGGTGACATCGGCGTCGGCGGCCGGGAGATCGGCTACCTCTTCGGCCAGTACAAGAGGATCACCAACCGCTACGAGTCCGGCGTGCTCACGGGCAAGGGCCTCGGCTGGGGCGGCGCCCAGGCGCGCACCGAGGCCACGGGATACGGCTGTGTGCTGTTCACCGCCGAGATGCTGCGCGTGCGAGGCGAGTCCCTCGACGGACAGCGGATCGCGGTGTCCGGCTCGGGCAACGTCGCCATCTACGCCATCGAGAAGGCGCAGCAGCTGGGCGCGACCGTGGTGACCTGCTCGGACTCCGCCGGCTACGTCGTGGACGAGAAGGGCATCGACCTCGACCTGCTCAAGGAGATCAAGGAGAGGGGCCGCGGCCGTGTCTCCGAGTACGCCGAGCGGCGTGGCGAGCACGTGAAGTACGCCGAGGGCACGGGCGTCTGGAGCGTCCCCGTGGACGTGGCCCTGCCCTGCGCCACCCAGAACGAGCTCCACGAGGCCGACGCGCTCGCCCTCGTGCGCAACGGGGTGAAGGCGGTCGCCGAGGGCGCCAACATGCCCACGACCCCCGAGGCCGTCCACGTCTTCCAGGAGGCGGGCGTGGCCTTCGCGCCCGGCAAGGCGGCCAACGCGGGCGGTGTGGCCACCAGCGCCCTGGAGATGCAGCAGAACGCCTCGCGCGACTCCTGGACGTTCGCCCACACCGAGGAGCGGCTGGCGCAGATCATGCGCCACATCCACGAGTCCTGCCACACCACAGCCGAGAAGTACGGCAGCCCGGGCAATTACGTGGTGGGCGCGAACATCGCGGGCTTCGAGATCGTCGCCGAGGCGATGCTGGCGCAGGGCCTCATCTGA
- a CDS encoding ABC transporter ATP-binding protein — translation MYQLKGVTKRYMRGKNPVDALAGVDLTIEDGGRLVIQGPTGGGKSTLLQMLGGLDRPTAGSIELDGVDLAGLPESRLTKVRAESIGFVFQSFNLIPTLTAQENVETALVPLGLGAKARRERAAEALESVGLGDRPTHLPGEMSGGQQQRVAIARALVKRPKVLLADEPTGNLDESMRDEIMELLDGLWKEHGLTFVMVTHDSSLARKAPRVATIRKGRVTVTENSAA, via the coding sequence GTGTACCAGCTCAAGGGCGTCACCAAGCGCTACATGCGCGGCAAGAACCCCGTCGACGCGCTCGCCGGCGTCGACCTGACCATCGAGGACGGCGGACGGCTCGTCATCCAGGGGCCGACCGGAGGGGGCAAGTCCACACTCCTCCAGATGCTCGGCGGACTCGACCGGCCCACCGCCGGCAGCATCGAACTCGACGGCGTCGACCTGGCCGGACTCCCCGAGTCCCGGCTCACCAAGGTCCGCGCCGAGTCCATCGGCTTCGTCTTCCAGAGCTTCAACCTGATTCCCACCCTCACCGCGCAGGAGAACGTCGAGACCGCGCTCGTGCCCCTCGGCCTCGGCGCGAAGGCCCGCCGCGAACGCGCCGCCGAGGCACTGGAGTCGGTGGGCCTGGGCGACCGGCCCACCCACCTGCCGGGTGAGATGTCCGGCGGACAGCAGCAGCGCGTCGCCATCGCCCGCGCGCTCGTCAAGCGCCCCAAGGTGCTGCTCGCCGACGAACCCACCGGAAACCTCGACGAGTCCATGCGCGACGAGATCATGGAACTGCTCGACGGGTTGTGGAAGGAGCACGGGCTGACCTTCGTGATGGTCACTCACGACAGCTCCCTCGCACGCAAGGCGCCCCGGGTGGCGACCATCCGCAAGGGCAGGGTGACGGTGACGGAGAACTCCGCCGCCTGA
- a CDS encoding ABC transporter permease, with the protein MFFTYLRRELRRRRKAALVVASGLALGIALVIVVSSVSSGMSKAQDKVLQSLYGLGTDMTVTKAAAAPGAGGTERPRFEFDAKDDEDATQSTDRVLVQGFQTLAASTVDRVGGQAGVADAVGGLSLTVVKVDGQFKRGEFKQEEGATGQGGPGGGQNGGPRGEVRGGGASFDVNSFTVYGTDVTQQGLGPLTSSRITKGRTFKASETDAKVAVVDSAYAKEKSLAVDRTVTVSGTEYTIVGVSTADSGDAAANVYIPLKQAQTVADSKDKVTTVYVQAADSQQIDTVKAAIQKNIPGTTVTTSADLADTVSGSLSTASDLASSVGKWLSIAVLAAAFLVAGLLTSSAVSRRVREFGTLKALGWKSGRVTRQVIGEALVNGLMGGVLGIAAGLAGAYAVTAVSPTLTARLGSSGGGMGGGGPMGGGGPMGGGGPMGGGPGRQAAAKTLDIALTAPVSLTTILVAVALAVAGGLTAGAFGGWRASRLRPADALRRVA; encoded by the coding sequence ATGTTCTTCACCTACCTCCGGCGCGAGCTGCGCCGCCGCAGAAAGGCGGCGCTCGTCGTCGCCTCGGGGCTCGCCCTCGGCATCGCGCTGGTCATCGTCGTCAGCTCCGTCTCCTCGGGCATGAGCAAGGCCCAGGACAAGGTCCTCCAATCGCTGTACGGCCTGGGCACGGACATGACGGTGACCAAGGCCGCCGCCGCACCGGGCGCCGGCGGTACCGAGCGGCCCCGGTTCGAGTTCGACGCCAAGGACGACGAGGACGCCACCCAGAGCACGGACCGGGTCCTGGTCCAGGGCTTCCAGACACTCGCCGCGAGCACCGTCGACAGGGTGGGCGGCCAGGCCGGTGTCGCGGACGCCGTCGGCGGGCTGAGCCTGACCGTCGTGAAGGTCGACGGCCAGTTCAAGCGCGGCGAGTTCAAGCAGGAGGAGGGCGCCACGGGACAGGGCGGACCCGGCGGCGGCCAGAACGGCGGGCCCCGGGGCGAGGTCCGGGGCGGCGGGGCCTCCTTCGACGTCAACTCCTTCACCGTGTACGGCACCGACGTCACCCAGCAGGGCCTCGGCCCGCTGACCTCCTCCAGGATCACCAAGGGCCGGACCTTCAAGGCCTCCGAGACCGACGCGAAGGTCGCGGTCGTCGACTCCGCCTACGCCAAGGAGAAGTCGCTCGCGGTCGACAGGACCGTCACCGTCTCCGGCACCGAATACACGATCGTGGGCGTCTCCACGGCGGACAGCGGGGACGCGGCCGCCAACGTCTACATCCCGCTGAAGCAGGCGCAGACCGTCGCCGACTCCAAGGACAAGGTCACGACGGTCTACGTCCAGGCCGCCGACTCCCAGCAGATCGACACCGTCAAGGCCGCCATCCAGAAGAACATCCCGGGCACGACGGTCACCACCTCCGCCGACCTCGCCGACACGGTGTCAGGCTCCCTGTCCACCGCCTCCGACCTGGCATCCAGCGTCGGCAAGTGGCTCTCGATCGCCGTCCTGGCCGCAGCGTTCCTCGTCGCGGGACTGCTGACCTCCTCCGCCGTCAGCCGCCGCGTGCGGGAGTTCGGCACCCTCAAGGCCCTCGGCTGGAAGAGCGGACGCGTCACGCGCCAGGTCATCGGCGAAGCCCTCGTCAACGGTCTGATGGGCGGTGTCCTCGGCATCGCGGCCGGCCTCGCCGGCGCCTACGCCGTGACCGCCGTCAGCCCCACGCTGACGGCCCGGCTCGGCTCCTCGGGCGGCGGAATGGGCGGAGGCGGCCCCATGGGCGGAGGCGGCCCCATGGGCGGAGGCGGCCCCATGGGCGGCGGCCCCGGCCGCCAGGCGGCCGCCAAGACCCTCGACATCGCGCTGACCGCCCCGGTCTCGCTCACCACGATCCTCGTCGCCGTCGCCCTGGCCGTGGCGGGCGGACTGACAGCCGGAGCGTTCGGCGGATGGCGGGCCTCGCGGCTGCGCCCGGCCGACGCGCTGCGACGCGTCGCGTAG
- a CDS encoding DUF1059 domain-containing protein: MTRKIADCRKYPSVSDCSLTISGEEDEVVRAATEHAVSVHEHTDSPDLREQIRASLEDEKVAV, translated from the coding sequence ATGACACGGAAGATCGCCGACTGCCGCAAGTACCCGAGCGTCTCGGACTGCTCGCTCACCATCTCCGGTGAGGAGGACGAGGTGGTCCGGGCGGCCACCGAGCACGCAGTGTCCGTACACGAGCACACCGACAGCCCGGACCTGCGTGAACAGATCCGGGCGTCGCTCGAGGACGAGAAGGTCGCCGTCTGA
- a CDS encoding helix-turn-helix domain-containing protein: protein MSSHAPNSARVIPLRPVPATPAREPLWRDVVGDVLRRERVGQRRTLKDVAEAARISVPYLSEVERGRKEASSEVLAAAARSLGLGLGDVLSLAQDEIARRSAPSRTTTARMPRGAVLLAA, encoded by the coding sequence ATGAGCAGCCACGCGCCGAACTCCGCCCGTGTCATCCCCCTGCGCCCCGTCCCCGCGACGCCGGCCCGGGAGCCCCTGTGGCGCGACGTCGTGGGCGATGTCCTGCGCCGCGAACGCGTCGGCCAGAGGCGGACGCTCAAGGACGTCGCCGAGGCCGCGCGGATCTCCGTGCCCTATCTCTCCGAGGTCGAGCGCGGGCGCAAGGAGGCGTCGTCCGAGGTGCTCGCGGCGGCGGCCCGTTCGCTCGGGCTGGGGCTGGGCGACGTGCTGTCGCTGGCCCAGGACGAGATCGCCCGGCGCAGCGCGCCCTCCCGTACGACCACGGCCCGGATGCCCAGGGGCGCGGTGCTGCTGGCCGCCTGA
- a CDS encoding esterase/lipase family protein, translated as MRRRTPRRLLGALAAVTVAFTLFSSAPSAGAAQPRATAATSAPRAADAAVQPLSTSTPVVFVHGYTGSASNWVTAMSVFQLNGWSGSRLFAYEYNSYGNNITNAQGLASFVNNVKSRTGASKVAIVNHSMGGLVSQYYLKVLGGNTSVSHLASIAGANHGTTFAGACLIYTTCQQMYPGSSFISQISAGDETPGDTRYATWYSACDGIILPYTSTRLSGATNNNVVCQTHIGYLADTLVLGQIARFVAS; from the coding sequence ATGCGTCGTCGTACACCCCGCCGGCTTCTCGGCGCCCTCGCGGCCGTCACGGTCGCGTTCACCCTGTTCTCCTCCGCGCCCTCGGCCGGCGCGGCCCAGCCCCGGGCGACCGCCGCCACCTCGGCGCCGCGGGCCGCGGACGCCGCGGTCCAGCCGCTGTCGACGAGCACACCCGTCGTCTTCGTCCACGGCTACACGGGCAGTGCGTCGAACTGGGTCACGGCCATGAGCGTCTTCCAGCTCAACGGCTGGTCGGGCTCCAGGCTGTTCGCGTACGAGTACAACTCCTACGGCAACAACATCACCAACGCCCAGGGTCTGGCCTCGTTCGTCAACAACGTGAAGTCCCGGACCGGTGCGAGCAAGGTCGCCATCGTCAACCACTCGATGGGCGGCCTCGTCAGCCAGTACTACCTGAAGGTGCTGGGCGGGAACACCAGCGTCAGCCACCTGGCCTCGATCGCGGGCGCGAACCACGGGACCACCTTCGCCGGTGCCTGCCTGATCTACACGACCTGTCAGCAGATGTACCCGGGCTCCTCGTTCATCTCCCAGATCAGCGCGGGCGACGAGACCCCCGGCGACACGAGGTACGCCACCTGGTACTCGGCGTGCGACGGCATCATCCTCCCGTACACCAGCACCCGGCTGAGCGGTGCGACGAACAACAACGTGGTCTGCCAGACCCACATCGGGTACCTCGCGGACACCCTCGTGCTGGGGCAGATCGCGCGCTTCGTCGCCTCCTGA